The following proteins come from a genomic window of Microbacterium lemovicicum:
- a CDS encoding signal peptidase I — protein MTSTVLLIALSVFAFFAIVVPFVLGAQTYTVLTGSMRPTMPPGTLIGTKPTDIEHVKIGDIITYQIESGDPAVITHRVISLARSGDGETILHTQGDDNSVADENPVIGEQVRGVVVYSVPYLGYPASLVTGETRSLFVIVLGLAVIAYGAQSLLRDLLRSLRSRRPRSVDRNAEA, from the coding sequence GTGACGTCCACCGTCCTGCTCATCGCACTCAGTGTGTTCGCCTTCTTCGCCATCGTCGTGCCGTTCGTGCTCGGCGCGCAGACGTATACGGTGCTGACAGGCAGCATGCGCCCGACCATGCCGCCCGGGACCCTCATCGGGACGAAGCCGACCGATATCGAGCACGTGAAGATCGGCGACATCATCACCTACCAGATCGAATCAGGGGATCCCGCCGTCATCACGCACCGTGTGATCTCCCTGGCCCGATCCGGCGACGGTGAGACGATCCTGCACACGCAGGGTGACGACAACAGCGTCGCCGACGAGAACCCGGTCATCGGCGAGCAAGTACGAGGAGTCGTGGTCTACTCCGTCCCTTACCTGGGGTACCCGGCGTCACTGGTCACGGGCGAGACGAGATCCTTGTTCGTGATCGTCCTCGGTTTAGCCGTGATCGCCTACGGTGCACAGAGCCTTCTGCGAGACCTGCTCAGGAGCCTCCGCTCGAGAAGGCCCAGGAGCGTCGATCGCAACGCCGAGGCCTAG
- a CDS encoding GNAT family N-acetyltransferase produces the protein MLNYAPLRVRVTTPRIELAGATDDLLGELQHVVWEGKATADPAPYDDPMSLYEADPDVRVRKWLQGVWRGRGSVTSDFWRVHFVVLVDGRAVGMQDLIGDQFGTYGTVASFSWLSSDMRRQGVGTEMRQAILHFAFEGVGATEATTEAFLDNSGSNGVSRSVGYEENGVGWATRRGEPGLMQRWRLTRQDWMRRRRDDIDLHGMAECRESLGLS, from the coding sequence ATGCTGAATTACGCTCCGCTCAGGGTTCGGGTGACGACGCCGAGGATCGAGTTGGCGGGTGCCACGGATGACCTGCTCGGAGAGCTCCAACACGTGGTGTGGGAGGGGAAGGCGACCGCTGACCCTGCTCCCTATGACGATCCGATGTCGCTCTACGAAGCTGACCCGGACGTACGAGTTCGGAAGTGGCTGCAAGGGGTGTGGCGTGGTCGAGGGTCGGTCACTTCGGACTTCTGGCGTGTGCACTTCGTGGTCCTGGTGGACGGGCGAGCTGTAGGTATGCAGGACCTGATCGGAGACCAGTTCGGCACGTATGGCACCGTCGCCTCGTTCTCGTGGCTCTCCAGCGATATGCGCCGGCAAGGGGTGGGAACGGAGATGCGCCAGGCGATTCTGCATTTCGCGTTCGAAGGGGTGGGCGCCACGGAAGCGACCACCGAAGCCTTCCTGGACAATTCCGGCTCGAACGGTGTTTCCCGGTCGGTCGGGTACGAGGAGAACGGCGTCGGCTGGGCGACCCGGCGAGGAGAACCAGGCTTGATGCAACGCTGGAGACTGACCCGGCAGGACTGGATGAGACGCCGTCGAGATGACATCGACCTGCACGGCATGGCTGAGTGCAGGGAATCGCTCGGACTCAGCTAG
- a CDS encoding alpha/beta fold hydrolase codes for MRATAPARHPVFVRVYRRSLLAGVVVVALLGGLLALNEGRIVGDLEERGGITAFYDIPSGALTGPTGSIVKSEPLLGVPMDTRAWRIMYRSTDVNGAPVVATGVVVTPRGSAPAGGRTVASWGHPTTGSATACAPSLGTDPYLGIEGMRVLLDRGYTVVATDYTGMGAIGPDSYLIGVTEGHNVLDAVRAARAIPEAEAGSDVILWGHSQGGQAVLFAAELAAAYSPDLTVKAVATAAPAADLSALMKTHLNDISGVTIGSYAFTAFSEVYADRGADLSGILTTAAVAIQPQMNELCLLTHIDQLHTIAAPVVGSFVTTDPTTTEPWATLLKENSAGSASFAAPLLVVQGLKDELVRPADTEGYVALARSLGIDVTYRTVAAATHGTIAYLGLADLVAFLDRVGV; via the coding sequence ATGCGTGCGACCGCTCCCGCGAGGCATCCGGTGTTCGTCCGGGTGTACCGCCGATCGCTGCTCGCCGGTGTGGTGGTGGTGGCGCTGCTCGGTGGTCTGCTGGCTCTCAACGAGGGGCGCATCGTCGGTGACCTGGAGGAGCGCGGCGGGATCACGGCGTTCTACGACATCCCATCCGGCGCGCTGACCGGCCCGACGGGGTCGATCGTCAAGAGCGAGCCGCTCCTCGGTGTGCCGATGGACACACGCGCGTGGCGGATCATGTACCGCTCGACCGATGTGAACGGCGCGCCTGTGGTCGCCACCGGCGTGGTGGTGACGCCGCGGGGGTCCGCGCCGGCCGGCGGACGCACGGTCGCGTCCTGGGGGCACCCGACGACAGGGTCCGCCACGGCGTGCGCACCCTCGCTCGGCACCGATCCCTACCTCGGGATCGAGGGGATGCGGGTGCTCCTGGACCGCGGCTACACGGTCGTCGCGACCGACTACACCGGGATGGGCGCAATCGGCCCCGACTCGTACCTGATCGGCGTGACAGAAGGGCACAACGTGCTCGATGCGGTGCGCGCGGCCCGTGCGATCCCCGAGGCCGAGGCGGGGTCCGATGTCATTCTGTGGGGTCACTCGCAGGGAGGGCAGGCGGTGCTGTTCGCCGCTGAGCTGGCCGCCGCATACTCCCCCGATCTCACTGTGAAGGCCGTCGCCACCGCCGCACCGGCCGCAGACCTGTCCGCCCTGATGAAGACACACCTGAACGACATATCCGGCGTAACCATCGGCTCCTACGCCTTCACCGCGTTCTCGGAGGTCTACGCCGACCGCGGGGCGGATCTCTCCGGCATCCTCACGACCGCAGCCGTCGCGATCCAGCCGCAGATGAACGAGCTCTGCCTGCTCACCCACATCGATCAGCTGCACACGATCGCCGCGCCCGTCGTCGGGTCGTTCGTGACCACCGATCCGACGACCACGGAGCCGTGGGCCACACTGCTGAAGGAGAACTCCGCCGGAAGCGCCTCCTTCGCCGCTCCGCTGCTGGTCGTGCAAGGACTGAAGGACGAACTGGTGCGTCCGGCCGACACGGAGGGCTACGTCGCCCTCGCACGATCCCTCGGCATCGACGTCACCTACCGCACCGTGGCCGCTGCCACCCACGGCACCATCGCCTACCTCGGACTCGCCGACCTCGTCGCCTTCCTCGACCGCGTCGGCGTGTGA
- a CDS encoding MerR family DNA-binding transcriptional regulator, producing MHPFPTPPRQVLIGDAAAFVGVTPRAIRHYHQVGLIPERERGSDGRRRYGYEEVMWLLWIRRMADAGIMLDDIRDAFDGAAPGDERGGEEVADVLARLEDTLAAQETELRRKRESVKRMRALGGRLGLLDDLVSRRLEGAPEGSLRQDDLNVLLVTERIFGPLGAAIQAGRFLALAADPALRARSDRVDAAEEALDDTVAVDDPRVERVAAERHAFETALMRVIEESGQREEDDALFDAWDELHPPEAGGPADVSGSAVASRTRRAAETIRSMPYDYSPARLRCIELAARLGAPAEAG from the coding sequence ATGCATCCGTTCCCGACCCCGCCCCGACAGGTCTTGATCGGCGACGCGGCGGCGTTCGTCGGCGTCACTCCCCGGGCGATACGCCACTACCACCAGGTCGGCCTGATTCCCGAGCGCGAACGTGGCAGCGACGGCCGCCGCCGGTACGGATACGAGGAGGTGATGTGGCTGCTCTGGATCCGCCGTATGGCCGACGCCGGGATCATGCTCGACGACATCCGGGATGCCTTCGACGGCGCCGCACCGGGTGATGAGCGCGGCGGAGAGGAGGTCGCGGACGTCCTCGCACGGCTGGAGGACACCCTCGCTGCTCAGGAGACCGAACTGCGGCGCAAGCGGGAATCGGTGAAGCGCATGCGGGCCCTCGGCGGACGGTTGGGACTGTTGGACGATCTCGTCTCACGCCGCCTCGAGGGCGCACCCGAAGGCTCCCTGCGCCAAGACGATCTGAACGTCCTGCTTGTCACTGAACGGATCTTCGGACCATTGGGCGCCGCCATTCAGGCCGGCCGCTTCCTCGCCCTGGCCGCTGATCCGGCGCTGCGAGCGAGGTCGGACCGTGTCGACGCCGCGGAGGAGGCTCTTGACGACACGGTGGCCGTCGACGACCCCCGGGTGGAGCGTGTCGCGGCCGAGCGGCACGCTTTCGAGACTGCGCTGATGCGCGTCATCGAAGAGTCCGGTCAGCGGGAAGAGGACGACGCTCTCTTCGACGCATGGGACGAGCTGCACCCGCCCGAGGCCGGCGGACCGGCGGACGTCTCAGGATCAGCGGTGGCATCTCGCACCCGGAGGGCTGCGGAGACCATCCGGAGCATGCCCTACGACTACTCCCCCGCGCGCCTGCGATGCATCGAACTGGCGGCGCGACTCGGCGCTCCCGCGGAGGCAGGGTGA
- a CDS encoding TetR/AcrR family transcriptional regulator, with protein sequence MPRWSPDAALRLEAAAIDLFEGQGFADTTVPQIAAKAGLTTRTFFRHFADKRDALFLREREFPEAVSDFLQTVPSGSSPVATVRMGLAEACRGIQGWREQVARRQAIIRSEPALQERDLLRSHHLGAAIEVSLTDRGVDGRQAHALAAVAVTCFELALDRWLASAQDAALEDVLATVWVDVRTALDG encoded by the coding sequence ATGCCCAGATGGTCCCCTGACGCCGCGCTGCGCCTCGAAGCAGCAGCGATAGACCTCTTCGAGGGTCAGGGTTTCGCTGACACGACCGTCCCGCAGATCGCGGCGAAGGCAGGGCTGACGACTCGCACGTTCTTCCGCCACTTCGCAGACAAGCGCGATGCGCTCTTCCTGCGGGAGAGAGAGTTCCCCGAGGCGGTGAGCGACTTCCTGCAGACCGTGCCATCGGGCAGTTCCCCCGTGGCAACCGTGCGGATGGGGCTTGCCGAAGCGTGCCGCGGTATCCAGGGGTGGCGGGAACAGGTCGCGCGTCGGCAGGCCATCATCCGCAGCGAACCCGCCCTGCAGGAGCGCGACCTCCTGAGGAGTCATCACCTGGGAGCCGCCATCGAGGTGTCCCTGACGGACCGCGGTGTCGACGGGCGTCAGGCGCACGCTCTCGCGGCGGTCGCCGTCACGTGTTTCGAGCTGGCCCTCGACCGGTGGCTGGCCTCCGCCCAGGATGCTGCGCTCGAGGACGTTCTCGCGACGGTTTGGGTCGACGTGCGAACTGCCTTGGATGGCTGA
- a CDS encoding zinc-binding alcohol dehydrogenase family protein has protein sequence MELLMVANTAAWIDAPYADLSVREAPMPTAGRGQVVVEVRALAVNALDAIIQSNGRVMYGWLSYPVVLGEDIAGVVVEVGADVSGFSVGDRVMSYAMGLEKGRDAVAGSGFQAFVAVDAGVTSLLPVAVAFEDAAVMPLAVTTAAAGLFEQKQLGLDYAGLGRAEPRDEIVVIWGGATSVGGNAIQLARAAGYRVMTTASAHNHDRMRSLGAEAVFDYHDRDVVEQVVTAVAGSAVAGILAIAVGSGMPSVRVARATGARRVAMASPPVSFYDQPRRAGFSFQRLSLFLKLGSRSALLQAHSLASRVRASFIWGSAIAASPVGAAIWRSYLPEALAAGTHQLYPDAHIVAGGLPAIQGALDTVRDGISSTKLVVTLAGEDQRP, from the coding sequence ATGGAGCTTCTGATGGTGGCCAACACTGCAGCGTGGATCGATGCCCCCTACGCCGATCTCTCGGTCCGCGAGGCGCCGATGCCGACGGCGGGCCGCGGGCAGGTGGTGGTCGAGGTGAGGGCGCTGGCGGTGAATGCGCTGGACGCGATCATCCAGTCGAATGGTCGAGTGATGTACGGGTGGCTGAGCTACCCCGTGGTGCTCGGAGAGGACATTGCCGGGGTCGTCGTCGAGGTGGGCGCCGACGTCTCGGGTTTCTCGGTGGGCGACCGCGTCATGTCCTATGCGATGGGACTGGAGAAGGGTCGGGACGCTGTGGCAGGAAGCGGCTTCCAGGCCTTCGTGGCGGTGGACGCAGGAGTGACATCGCTGCTGCCCGTCGCAGTCGCATTCGAGGATGCGGCGGTGATGCCGCTCGCGGTGACCACCGCGGCGGCCGGCCTGTTCGAACAGAAACAGCTGGGCTTGGACTACGCCGGGCTGGGCCGTGCCGAACCTCGGGACGAGATCGTGGTCATCTGGGGCGGAGCGACGTCTGTCGGCGGGAACGCCATCCAGCTCGCCCGCGCGGCCGGATACCGTGTGATGACGACAGCCTCGGCCCATAACCACGACCGGATGCGGAGCCTGGGCGCAGAAGCGGTCTTCGACTACCACGACCGCGACGTCGTCGAACAGGTCGTCACCGCGGTCGCCGGTTCCGCCGTCGCCGGGATCCTCGCCATCGCCGTCGGCTCAGGAATGCCGAGCGTCAGAGTCGCGAGGGCAACGGGCGCGAGAAGGGTCGCCATGGCCAGTCCGCCGGTGTCGTTCTACGACCAGCCGCGCCGTGCGGGGTTCTCCTTCCAACGCCTATCTCTCTTTCTGAAGCTGGGATCCCGGTCGGCGCTGCTGCAAGCACACAGCCTCGCCAGCAGGGTTCGCGCGTCATTCATCTGGGGCAGCGCCATCGCCGCCTCGCCGGTCGGGGCAGCCATCTGGCGCTCCTACCTGCCCGAAGCCCTCGCCGCCGGCACTCACCAGCTCTACCCTGACGCTCATATCGTCGCAGGCGGTCTGCCCGCCATACAGGGCGCTCTCGACACCGTCCGTGACGGCATCTCCTCCACGAAGCTGGTCGTGACGCTGGCCGGCGAAGACCAGCGACCGTGA
- a CDS encoding DUF1801 domain-containing protein: MPTQFTTVAEFVDGQPAEKRAGVTWLRELVFEAEPDVTETIKWNSPNYAVNGVDRLTVHTAGRGPVRLILHFGTSRAEHKGAVPLFTEDPDRLLTWHSDIRASLPVPPVDELPGKRDALMSVVRAWLRSS, from the coding sequence GTGCCCACACAGTTCACCACTGTCGCCGAGTTCGTCGACGGCCAGCCGGCCGAGAAGCGGGCAGGAGTCACGTGGCTCCGCGAACTGGTGTTCGAGGCCGAGCCGGACGTCACCGAGACCATCAAGTGGAACTCGCCGAACTACGCAGTGAACGGCGTCGACAGGCTGACCGTCCACACGGCCGGCAGAGGGCCGGTGCGGCTCATCCTGCATTTCGGCACCAGCCGTGCGGAGCACAAGGGCGCAGTCCCGCTCTTTACGGAGGACCCCGACCGACTTCTGACCTGGCACTCCGACATCCGAGCGAGCCTGCCCGTTCCCCCCGTCGATGAGCTTCCAGGAAAGCGAGACGCGCTGATGTCGGTCGTACGTGCGTGGCTCCGCAGCTCCTAG
- a CDS encoding protein-tyrosine phosphatase family protein produces MTSVDLEYPFAGRWLVQNSPADRVPSHGTPLSATPATAPSRTSTCKPSTTVTSTALGRCGSPSKEPCRTTGRSSTLLSEAARRDADSARSLGGAAQRVVDRHGAAGDIAHVSGGDVFVGVSRWRENRRMDVWDADLKGVVRLPDGRSVRGRALRGPRPKGEEVPDFGVYLTSFPLIAPGWEAMRVRWPDFLLPTSHEEAVQALREAHERATTMKVEICCGGGVGRTGTAIAILARLAGVPREGAVEWVRQNYSARAVETPWQRKFVERVELTL; encoded by the coding sequence GTGACATCCGTCGACCTGGAGTACCCGTTCGCGGGGCGCTGGCTCGTGCAGAACAGCCCCGCCGATCGGGTGCCGAGTCACGGTACGCCGCTCTCGGCAACTCCGGCAACAGCACCGAGCCGCACGTCCACCTGCAAGCCGTCGACGACCGTGACATCGACCGCGCTCGGGCGGTGCGGATCACCTTCGAAGGAACCCTGCCGCACAACGGGCAGGTCATCAACTCTGCTCAGCGAAGCGGCTCGGCGTGATGCCGACTCGGCCCGGTCGCTCGGCGGAGCGGCTCAGCGGGTCGTCGATCGGCACGGTGCCGCCGGCGACATCGCCCACGTGAGCGGCGGTGATGTCTTCGTCGGCGTCAGCCGATGGCGAGAGAATCGACGGATGGATGTCTGGGACGCTGACCTGAAGGGAGTGGTTCGGCTTCCGGACGGTCGATCGGTGCGCGGACGCGCACTTCGCGGACCACGTCCGAAGGGGGAGGAGGTCCCCGACTTCGGGGTCTACCTCACGTCGTTCCCGCTGATCGCGCCCGGATGGGAGGCGATGCGGGTGCGCTGGCCGGACTTCCTCCTCCCGACCTCTCACGAGGAGGCGGTTCAGGCGCTTCGAGAAGCACATGAACGTGCAACGACCATGAAGGTCGAGATCTGCTGTGGTGGCGGGGTGGGCCGCACGGGCACAGCCATCGCGATCCTCGCGCGCCTTGCCGGCGTACCTCGCGAGGGCGCCGTGGAGTGGGTGCGCCAGAACTATTCGGCGCGTGCCGTGGAGACTCCCTGGCAGCGCAAATTCGTCGAACGCGTGGAACTCACACTCTGA
- a CDS encoding helix-turn-helix domain-containing protein, which translates to MAGRTHIGDLLRAHRLAGDLTLEALAERTGVSGRAISDIERGVSVGPRRSTVEALAAGLSLDPRSRAEFLTAARTGRWFTGANPEQAEREPRRLVDFSGREAEVEALAALIIDSQDRSVGTPTVVVSGAPGVGKTTVVVEAVHRAGAGGRRRLFADLGGLGGARPNPLQVLQTLLRQIGRSADDVRTTEQAQAVWAEVTADGGVVVILDDATSEAQVRAVLESAGGSVVLVTSRRTLAGLEGARHISLSALSTADSVRFLDETIPLDQRQEGSLHELASLCGHLPLALRVAASRIASRPGWSVEDFARRLRSEDRRVGSLVAGDLAVAPAFAASYDSLSLPMQEMFRTLSLLRGSSFTASHAAAASDIDDDSATDALEELVDLGLVEPLRGHRYRLHDLLRIYARGRLHADVPPDVIATRRCRADRWLLATAGDAGMMFAPMTEGERLAARPGDGFTTSSEARDWLMAEADSWFAAYQWTAADGRHEEIVAATARIQHFGDLWHAWGRWHEFFALAASAAAAVGNAEAEARALIDLAHMHQHETFDFHAALGAARRALEIVHPSGNAALMAETHASIGFSAYHLGELDLAREASERALALSVELGHSEGEVTARGTLALVLLTQDPDAALGELRRIIEVTQSPTTVMSEHYRHITKLNAMGITARTLLVLKRYEDAIVEASALIRVVESADPGDVSSRARGHRHRGFAHLGVGDHVSARRDLVSALELAGKHRPDSWAADIEEALASLPDEGDDA; encoded by the coding sequence ATGGCAGGACGCACCCATATCGGCGACCTCCTGCGCGCCCATCGGCTGGCCGGTGATCTGACGTTGGAGGCCCTTGCTGAGCGCACCGGAGTGAGTGGTCGCGCCATCAGCGACATCGAGCGCGGCGTGAGCGTGGGCCCCCGCCGCAGCACAGTCGAAGCACTGGCGGCGGGCCTCTCGCTCGACCCGCGGTCGCGCGCGGAGTTCCTGACCGCTGCTCGGACCGGCAGGTGGTTCACCGGAGCGAATCCGGAGCAGGCCGAGCGGGAACCTCGCCGACTCGTGGACTTCAGCGGACGTGAAGCCGAGGTGGAGGCTCTCGCCGCGCTGATCATCGACTCCCAGGATCGTTCGGTCGGCACACCGACGGTGGTCGTCAGCGGCGCTCCCGGGGTGGGAAAGACCACCGTGGTCGTCGAGGCGGTCCACCGGGCCGGAGCGGGAGGTCGTCGAAGACTCTTCGCCGACCTCGGCGGCCTCGGTGGTGCTCGTCCCAACCCGCTTCAGGTGCTGCAGACGCTGCTGCGGCAGATCGGGCGATCCGCCGACGACGTCCGGACGACCGAGCAGGCGCAGGCGGTGTGGGCGGAGGTCACGGCGGACGGCGGCGTGGTGGTGATCCTCGATGACGCGACTTCGGAAGCGCAGGTGCGAGCCGTGCTGGAGAGCGCAGGCGGATCCGTCGTCCTGGTCACGTCCCGGCGCACTCTCGCTGGACTGGAGGGCGCCCGGCACATCTCCCTCAGCGCATTGTCCACCGCGGACAGTGTCCGTTTCCTCGACGAGACGATCCCGCTCGACCAACGACAGGAGGGCAGCCTCCACGAACTGGCGTCGCTGTGCGGACACCTGCCGCTGGCGCTGCGCGTAGCGGCCAGTCGGATCGCGTCACGCCCGGGGTGGAGCGTCGAAGACTTCGCGCGGAGGCTGCGGTCCGAGGACCGGCGCGTCGGCAGTCTCGTCGCGGGTGACCTCGCGGTCGCTCCCGCGTTCGCCGCGTCGTACGACAGCCTGAGCCTTCCGATGCAGGAGATGTTCCGCACGCTGTCGCTGCTGCGGGGGTCCTCGTTCACCGCATCGCACGCAGCGGCGGCATCCGATATCGACGACGACTCCGCGACGGACGCACTGGAGGAGCTCGTCGATCTCGGGCTCGTCGAACCGTTGCGGGGACACCGCTACCGGCTTCACGATCTGCTCCGCATCTACGCGCGGGGTCGGCTCCATGCGGACGTGCCGCCGGACGTGATCGCCACGCGACGATGCCGTGCGGACCGCTGGCTTCTCGCGACGGCCGGCGATGCGGGGATGATGTTCGCACCGATGACGGAGGGCGAGAGGCTCGCTGCGCGTCCTGGCGACGGCTTCACGACGTCGTCCGAGGCCCGCGACTGGCTGATGGCCGAGGCCGACTCCTGGTTCGCGGCGTACCAGTGGACTGCCGCAGACGGACGGCACGAGGAGATCGTCGCGGCCACCGCTCGCATCCAGCACTTCGGCGACCTCTGGCATGCGTGGGGACGTTGGCACGAGTTCTTCGCGCTCGCGGCGTCGGCTGCCGCGGCTGTCGGGAATGCGGAGGCGGAAGCGCGCGCATTGATCGATCTCGCGCACATGCATCAGCATGAGACGTTCGACTTCCACGCCGCCCTCGGCGCGGCGCGGCGAGCACTCGAGATCGTGCACCCGTCTGGGAACGCCGCACTCATGGCGGAGACGCACGCGAGCATCGGCTTCAGCGCGTACCACCTCGGCGAGCTGGACCTCGCTCGAGAGGCCTCCGAGCGAGCGCTCGCGCTGAGCGTGGAGCTGGGGCACTCGGAAGGCGAGGTGACGGCACGCGGGACGCTCGCGCTGGTGCTCCTGACACAGGATCCGGATGCCGCACTCGGCGAACTGCGGAGGATCATCGAGGTCACGCAGTCTCCGACGACGGTGATGTCAGAGCATTACCGTCACATCACCAAGCTGAACGCCATGGGGATCACCGCCCGGACGCTGCTCGTGCTGAAGCGGTATGAGGACGCGATCGTGGAGGCATCCGCGCTGATCCGGGTCGTGGAATCCGCCGACCCGGGTGACGTGAGCAGCAGAGCCAGAGGGCACCGGCATCGAGGCTTCGCCCACCTCGGCGTCGGCGACCACGTCAGCGCCCGCCGGGATCTCGTTTCGGCGCTGGAGCTGGCCGGCAAGCACCGACCCGACTCCTGGGCGGCCGACATCGAGGAGGCACTCGCCTCGCTGCCCGACGAAGGTGATGACGCGTAG
- a CDS encoding VOC family protein produces the protein MTPQPLQLRLIIETDDFDEAVRFYRDVLGMPEQPAFATTGDDRVSILHAGVATIELATPTHARAIDAMEDAPTTDGPTLRIALEVADTEHAVAVSEETGAEVLARPIETPFRTINARVQGPAGWQVTFFQELETLQQRQSRTGFDTDDRRAR, from the coding sequence ATGACTCCTCAGCCGCTCCAGCTCCGCTTGATCATCGAGACCGACGACTTCGACGAGGCCGTCCGGTTCTACCGCGACGTGCTGGGGATGCCCGAGCAACCCGCGTTCGCCACCACGGGGGACGATCGGGTGTCGATCCTGCACGCGGGCGTCGCGACGATCGAACTCGCCACGCCCACGCACGCTCGCGCGATCGATGCGATGGAGGACGCGCCGACGACGGACGGGCCGACGCTGCGCATCGCTCTCGAAGTGGCCGACACCGAGCACGCGGTCGCCGTTTCGGAGGAGACGGGAGCTGAGGTTCTGGCGCGTCCGATCGAGACGCCGTTCCGGACGATCAACGCCCGCGTCCAGGGCCCGGCGGGTTGGCAGGTCACCTTCTTCCAGGAACTGGAGACGCTGCAGCAGCGGCAGAGCCGCACGGGCTTCGACACCGACGACCGGCGCGCCCGCTGA
- a CDS encoding dipeptidase — protein MSIEDAAFPVIDGHNDLPWERRESHDSGLEGIDAEVGSLHTDLPKLRAGGVVGQFWSVFVPTDVEDPVGATLQQIDLVHRMVDRFRSDLALARTAAEIRAAVDSGRIASLLGAEGGHSIGDDLAVLRNFARLGVRYMTLTHNDDTPWADSATGSHPHRGLTDRGREIVAEMERIGILVDLSHTSPATMRDALDVATQPVIFSHSSTAAVADHPRNVPDDVLARLADNGGVVMITFVPQFVSVPYAEWLAGGSSGEPPLVTVADVADHVDHARDVAGSAHIGLGGDYDGTPVLPPDLRDVSRYPVLAEELRRRGWNDADLRALAGGNILRVLEATDQRFSAMALSG, from the coding sequence ATGTCGATCGAGGATGCCGCGTTCCCTGTCATCGACGGGCACAACGATCTGCCGTGGGAGCGCCGGGAGTCGCACGACTCGGGACTGGAGGGCATCGACGCGGAGGTCGGCTCGCTGCACACCGACCTGCCGAAGCTGCGCGCCGGCGGAGTGGTCGGGCAGTTCTGGTCGGTCTTCGTGCCGACGGACGTCGAGGATCCCGTGGGAGCGACGCTGCAGCAGATCGATCTCGTGCATCGGATGGTCGACCGGTTCCGCAGCGATCTCGCCCTTGCCCGCACCGCGGCCGAGATTCGCGCGGCCGTCGACTCCGGCCGCATCGCGTCGCTGCTGGGAGCCGAGGGAGGACACTCGATCGGCGACGATCTCGCCGTCCTCCGAAACTTCGCGCGACTCGGCGTCCGGTACATGACCCTCACCCACAACGACGACACCCCGTGGGCCGACTCAGCGACGGGATCCCACCCGCACAGGGGGCTCACCGACCGCGGACGCGAGATCGTCGCCGAGATGGAGCGGATCGGCATCCTCGTGGACCTCTCCCACACCTCACCGGCGACGATGCGCGACGCGCTCGACGTCGCAACGCAGCCGGTCATCTTCAGCCACTCCTCGACGGCCGCGGTCGCCGACCACCCGCGCAACGTGCCCGACGATGTGCTGGCACGTCTGGCGGACAACGGCGGCGTGGTCATGATCACGTTCGTGCCGCAGTTCGTGTCGGTGCCCTACGCCGAGTGGCTGGCGGGCGGATCGTCCGGTGAGCCGCCCCTCGTCACCGTGGCGGATGTGGCCGACCACGTCGACCACGCCCGCGATGTCGCAGGTTCCGCTCACATCGGCCTCGGCGGCGATTACGACGGAACACCCGTGCTCCCGCCGGACCTGCGAGACGTGTCGCGATACCCGGTGCTCGCTGAAGAGCTGCGGCGGCGTGGGTGGAACGACGCCGACCTGCGCGCCCTGGCCGGAGGGAACATCCTGCGCGTGCTCGAGGCGACGGATCAGCGTTTCTCGGCGATGGCGCTGAGCGGCTGA